CACTACCCTTCACTGTTCATTCACCAAATAATCTGAGCAAGAAATGTAGGCAACTGATTGATCATTAAGATGAGGTCAAATAGATGCTTGGCTGATTGTAGAGCTCTGCCTGTGGGAGTCTCAGTATGTCAAACTGCAATGTTGTTGGACTCAGGATCGACTGTTTAAACAACCTGACCCCGACCCAGGCGCTTTAGGATTCTGTGGCTTTGGGGCTCCAGATACCACTGACAGCTATGAGGAAGTAAATACTGGAATTCAGTCCTTGGGTGGGAATAATCCCTCAAACAGAGAAAAGGCTCAACATTGTGCGTGCATAGGGACAATGACTGGCCTGGCAAACTAATGTATAACTTTTGCTCTTGGGACATTTTTACTGTGGTCAACATAAAGCATCTCATGACTGGATGACATTAACATATACAATCTGTCACATTCGATGTAACTGATTTGTGTAAAATTGAATGAAAGGTAGCATCTCACCTCCTCCATATATTTGGCATAGGTAAGGAAAACGCCAAACGTTCCCAAGTCCCACTGCAAAGCCGATACAAGTCAACAGGTACTGCACCTTGTTGTCCCATTGGGGTCTCTCCTCTTCCCCGGAGTCCTCTGTTTTACCCATCCTCGGCTGGTTAAAAGCTTTTGTTACAACAATTAAACTCTCTTTAATTCAAATGCCTCAATCAGTTTATATGTTTCTTGTAGCCCAGGATCCACGTCCTTATCTCCGCTCAGTGGGTGTCAGAACAAACAGCTCTCGAGTGGTTCAGTCTAAGTGATGTCCTGTTCTCCCCTCTCGTCCTCTTCTGACTCCCTGCAGGGGGCTTTACTCCAGCGTCCAATCCGATTCGGCTATGAGTCAGGGATACAgatcttattgtttttttatggtgACTAAGTGGTTCAACCTTCCTGTTTGTTTACAATAGGAATGTGCTAAACCTCAAATTAATGGATAACCTGGTGAATGAACTGCTGGGATGAAGTCAATAAAAAGGACATCATGAAAGTTGTAGTCTTTAAAGATTCAGTATGTAACaattaggtgaaagggatccatTGGCAGACATTTTATATAAAGACTCCTTGTGATGTACGGAGGCTGTCCTGACAACTGAAGGCGACCACAAGTTCTCTATCATGTTTGGATGGGGAGGGTGAGCTGAGGGGTATTCCGCTGCAacgtgcaacttcaccactagatgtcactcaatTCTACATGCTTATCCTTTCAAATTTAAGGCAGCATGTTTTACAAAATAGAAGACCAAATATGAATTAGGAGTAGAATTTGATTGGTGCCGCAGCATTTCAAGGGTATATCAAACTGAGCCCCACCCCTCCAACAAACACGTGATACCAAAACGCATCAATCCAATCTTCAAATGATTCTTAATACTACTATCCCTAATTCCTATCATAATTATAGACAACTTGCAAAATAACCTACATATAATTAACAGTTAAGTAGTATAATTTACAATATAGGACGTGATGTTGAATATCTCTCGAACGTTTtaaaggtcttctgcacaatttaggtaaccaactaccagtagatgttaaGATGCACAATTGAAGTTATGTCCAAATCGTCATCAAGTGTGACCTTGTATCAACGTTACAGGCCCAAGTGCAATCTCCCACCATTATGGTGTTGTTACAGTCTCATGTATGTATTCTCAGGGGTCCCCCTCTCAGTTCGATGCCCCAGGCAATTGCCTGCTTTGCCTAAAataggggtggatccaggatccTACATTTTTTTGCAccttcttttacattttctttgatatATCAAaggataattcatggatcttttcGACAAATATCAGTCATGTTTAGTGGACCcatttatgaatgtgtgcaatttgaAGCAGACATCAAATCTAGTCATTTGAAGTGTCATTTTAGTTTCATAATGGGACTTTTGTGCCTTGAAAGAGGTATATCTCAAAGTACCAGCTCTGgtgttgattgtgtgtttgcatgtgttactacagtccaaagacagacaggttagatgattttctcatttatttatacaagGGGTTTTCTTTCTATATTTCTTAGACCTGTCATAGTCTCCAAGGCTGTTCAGGCTGCAGCTCTCCCTGTGTGGGCAAAAATGTGACTGATTCAAAATCTGCAAAAGGGCACCTGACCTTTGTTTTGAGGCAATTTTGCTTGATTGATTGTGCTTCCTACATAAAGAAGAaccttttaatatttaacaacTTTTACTAACTGCTAGCTTATGTGGAAAACTTTACTTCTACATGGGAGTAAAGTTGGATTAACTGCAACATCTGTAAATCTCTTGCTTTTGAATTGATACAGTTCTGTTTCTGCCACCTACTGGTGTAAACATGTTCCTGCAAAGCCTCAATATTGTGTGTGCGGATGtctatctatagttatgaggAACAATGTTGGTTCAAtgccatcattgtgaggacatttttacgTTGTGAGGATGTTTTGACTGGTCCTCACCaattcaaagggctgtttgacgATTGAGACTTGGTTTTAcggttagaattaggttagggttaggcatttagttgtgatggttagggtaaggggttGGGAATTGCATTATGTCGTGTCttcacaactatagagagacgtccgtgtgtgtgagtggcaaGTGCGATAAGGAATGACAGAAAATTGTAGTTTGTAAATACGTTTATTATACATAATCATAAACAAGCAATATGCAGAAAcgactaaaaataaaataaaaaacaatattacaacAAAATGTGTAGAAGTTTTAGATTTTATTCAGATAAAAAGTTAACTTatgaaagaaacaacaaatcAGGAAGCAGTGTTTTTTCTACAACGAACAAACACCAACCTGCATATTGCATACACGGGCACCATCAGACTGGGGACTCCTGCCAAGAGAAATATGGCTGCATTGATCCAGGAAGGATACGGCACTGATTCCAGAGCTGGAAACTCCTTCTGTAAAACATAAATAACGCAATAGGTAATATTTagtatttcagtatttttatttttatatgtacTTGAACAAAAGGGTAGAGAAAAAAAGGATGATGATGGAATTAAAAGTTTAGGTCACAGATAAGTGTTGTGAGTTTGTGCACGTACATAATTTGGGTCCCAGACCAAATAGGTGAGTTCCTCTTGAGCTTGGATCACCAGGTAGAAAACCAAGATCACCAGGATGATAACAGGACTTATGAACCTCCATGACACCTGCCAGAAGATGCCGGGCTTGTGTCCGATCATGAACTCCACGTCCTCATTGAACCTGCCACACGACAGGGTGTAGATTATATTAGATTATGAAAAATATCAAGTCCTCAAATTCCTTGAATAGATTAACAGGGGTGACGTTGCCAAGATAAAAGAACAGGTTTCAAAATATGTATCACAGATTTATGGTAAAATTGATATAGCACCAATAAATGTTACAGTAGTGGGCTGAAGGGCAGAGGGCAACTGCATTATACATTTCatacatatgttttttttgctaTAATAGAACAATTGAATAActcatctttaaataaatgcattaatatGGTATATAATGCAGTGctcgttctaaacctgcctgtttgaaatGGGCTGTTTTCTTGTCCAGTGTCAATTCTCCTGAGCTACTTCATTAATGAGTCTTCCTCAAACATAAACTGTCAACTTTTTATTGATTGTGTGCAGAGTTGTTTATAAACATCCATCTTGCAGAGTGAACTAAACgctgtgttcatcctaccttgTTTATCTGTGATTCAGAGGATTGtagtacattttttttcataaaataaaacagaatttacATTATTGCTATAAATTTGAATGAATAACTAGGTGTTATGTTTTCATGCCTGTTTTTCCAGAGGTCTGTTAAGGAATCAACTCAATCTTCAGACTCAATTTTAAGAAATATTCACAGCTAGTAAAAGCTTTGTCATTCAGCTCAATTATAAACAAAGATAAACAGTTAGTGAGATATTCATTCCATATACAGACAGAAATATGTAGGTAGATATTTATTGCATTATGAGAACGAGTGTGGCTTGTAATGTGGGCATTTTGCAGTAGGCtgtacaatataataaaatagaGGATTTGGGAGGATGAGCACCCACCTGTCTATGCCATAGATGTGAACCACAGCGATCAACTCAAACAATCCAATAGTCAGAAGTGGAACTGATCCAGCAAAATTGTCGAAGAGCGTTACCCAGTAAAACCCTGAATTCTGCGCAAACAGGAGCGAGATGATGAAGGCGACAAAACATGTTattcctgaaacacacaagaaaGGCAAGCACGTGTTAAAACGAAGCGCAGCTGACgtagtttatttttaaactaaaactcAGAATACCAGTGAGGGCTTCTTGGGGCCAATTTTGAGGAAGCATATGCAGGTCCTTTAAGGGGACCACAACTCCTTCAATGTTGCCAAACAGGGTTGAGATCCCCAGGCAGAGGAGCATGACGAAAAAGAGGACAGACCAGATGGGGGAACCAGGCATCTTGGTGATGGCCTCTGTGAACACAATAAAGGCCAGACCTGTTCCCTCCACTCCCTGGACAAACAGACATCAATCACAATGCAGATAAGAGCAAACAACGACAACTATTGAGCAACCTGATAGATATTAGATATGTTACCTCACTGAGAAGCGTCTGCATGTCACACGTTTTGATGTCCAGTCCAAGAACAACGTCAGGATAGGAGCTGTTGAGGTGAAGAAACGATGCCTCGTAGTTGCTTTCAGTGATGTTGTCCTCAGGAAGATTGAATACGTTTAAAAATGTCATGATGTTTCTGAAAAAAAGTACGTCACGGATTTGTAACCTTGCATTCCTGAAGTCAATATAACATATCAGACTTTTAGTGAGCATTGTTGATCCTATCTACTATCCTATCCTATCCTCTCTTGAACTGTCCTGTCCTTTCCTGTCATTACCTCTCCTATCCCatcacatataaaaaaaaatattttgaatgtTATTTATCAAACAGTCTTCTAACACATTGTTATTTTTACAGTAGAAAGAAACCATTTTATCTAATAACCCTGtttaaacttgtgttttgttgtcttttgttaGCGTAAGAGTGAAATTGTGATTGAAAACACAGGTTTAAACATTCTTATTGTTCAGACAtgagttttgtttatttagtatATTTCTCACTTAATGGCTATTGTACAATTTTGTTTGGTCAGAGGTTGATTTTAGTCCTACCTCAGCTTTTAGATGAGAGATTTCTGACTGAAACCATCATCTTAACCTTCTGCCCTCTAGGTTTCAGAGGTTGGTTATTTTTAGGCCTCTAGGTTCGAGTGATAGGATTATAGGATGATGAATTTGTCAAGCAATAATGACCTTGAGCTTCATGATCAATTTAGTGGGTAGACTAATAGAGGATTGTCTACTTCTGATCTccaggttttttgttttgtttcagacaAGTGGCTAGGATTAGGCATTATGGTTGAGTGGCTAGGTTGAGGGCCAGGAACCCACATTTTGTGAGGACTCACCGATACAATGTACTCACTTACTGATACAGTTGTCGTATCTCTCAGTGGCCCTGAAGCCGATGATGGTGTAGGTGACCGCGGCAGCGTAGATTGAGGTCGCACCAGTTATAACTGTCAGGATCACGGCATCGTGCATGCAGTTGTTGCTTGGAGAGAGAAAATAAGCAAAAGATTCAGGACACATTATTTCTAACAAAGGTTACAACCTGTTTCAACTTCCTTAAAATGTCTCTTACTGAATAGGGTTGTAGCTTGAGAAGGAGATGAGGCCTCCCCACGCTATACTGAAGGCGTAAAAGACCTGGGCACCTGCATCCAGCCATGTCGTCGGGTTCATCAGCTCATTAACCTGCAGGAGGGAGGCACATGTTACCGTCCGTCTTTATCTAATGAGGTAAATAATTAACCTTTTTTTCTCCAACGTGATTTGATACATACGTCTGGCGTGAAGAGGAACTTAATTCCGCTCAGGGCTCCTTTGAGAGTCAGTCCACGGACCAGGAAGATAGCCAGCACTATGTACGGCAGGATGGCAGTGACGTACACTGCCTGAGGTCATGACAAGATATAAAAATGGTCAATATGAAATAATATTGATTCATTAGTGTTTAATCATAGTGTTTAACAGCAGGTTCAACAAACCTTGCCTGATGTGCCGATCCCCCGTATGTAGCAGATACAGATGAACGTCCAGGCAGCGAACAGGCAGACTACCATGGGCCAGTGAATTCCTCCTGAGTCATCGATAGAGGTTGTAGTGTTCAGAGTCACTCGATAAAAGTAGTAGTCCACAGTGGAGCTCTCTTGACACTCGGATACAAATTCTGTGGAGGAAAGAAACAGGCCTCTGCAAAAGTTTGTGGAGTTTGGGGTAATTCCcgtgcttgagtgtgtgtgtgtgttcccgaATACCTGTCCTGTTGTCGTTGAGAGGACACTGGGTCCAAGGCAGCGGGCTTTGGAAGGAATTGAAGAGATACCATAGGATCCAGGCTATTAAAGTGTTGTAGTACAGTCCAACCAAGAAGGACACCAGCATGGAGGCGACACCTGAGAAACAACATCATTAACTGTCATAAAACATTCATCAGGAAGCCAGAGAATCACTTTAGCTCCAGAGCTTGGTTTACTTACCAATACCAGTCAGATAAGGGCTGATGGACCTCCACACTCCCACACTGCCTTTCCTCAGACGCTGGCCGATGGCGAACTCCAGCAGCAGGAGCGGCATTCCCTCCAGCACCAGCAGAATGAGGTACGGTATCAGGAAGGCACCTGGAAAATGTATGCCATTAGTGGTGGGTGGGCTGTGGTTCCTCTACTATCACAGGGTGTGTGTTCACTTCCCGGCTCCTCCATTCTGTGTGCCGAAGTGTCcatgggcaagatactgagccgtgctcctgacagctgtgccagcagtgtgtgagtgcacgTGTGATAGAGAGTGCTGCACATTGATGCActgaatctgtgtgtgaatggcaaaactaaACTTAAGtagtcatcaagactaaaaaaaGTGTTAAGGCCATTTAGcattacaatttcaaaaatataaaaatatgacttaattcatatttttatatcattTAAAATTTGGTAAAAACCTATTCTTTTGCAGATAAATCTAAATATTATCCAATTAATTGACTGCCATGCATGGTCCCATAAATTACATCtttaatatgtttaaatgtaaataaatatctaTCCAGTATGAAACCATATCCTTATTTTAAATCAGGAAATTccaatattataaatattaaactGCACACTTTTGGAGTACTATGTGAACAGGTAATGTAAGGTCTGACACAGAAGGCTGtgacattttattctttttaaatgcAATAATTACATAAATTCATATGTCATCTGTTGTTTTGGCAGAAAATGTTCAGGCTAATGTTATAAAATGTTGTGAAAATAAGTGTCAAATTTGATTTCACCTTTTTCCTGCATTTGAAATGTGTGCGAGAACTCTCTGCTCATTTCAATAACCATGTCCGTCCCTGAGTTTGACATAATACTGTGACAGACACACTTATGACCCAAAGATGTTAGTCCAACTGACCCGGACAGATGAGTTCTCATATGTATcactgccatctgctggttACAAAGTGGAATATATCAAGCCTTTTGTAAGAAATCtttgcctttattttgaaagtgatttAGTTTTTAGTCTGACACCATCCGGCATGACTTCATCTCATTATATTTGGATTATTCCAACAGAAGTTTTACCTGCCTCAACCTAATATCTATTGAGTAACTCCAAACTGTACAAAGTTCAGCTGAGACTTGACCTTGGCTCCTTGAAATTGGCACCTCTTATGTTGTAGTATTGATTTTACTGATTGCTCTTTCGGTTCTTTAAGGCCTCTCTATATCAGACCTTATACCCTACGCACCTACATACCTTGAGATCCTCAGGCAGAGATGATCCGATTTTACTTAAGTTTAAATTCTTTTGAGCATCTATATAACTATATTCtcttaaatattatatttgtatgACTCGATTTAGTTTCCTGCCTTGTGATGCACCTATCATACATATTTTGTAAGTGCATAATGAGGTatcttatttgtatttataattttttatgttattatgaatgaaaaataaatatgtatctGGTTTTGTAACTTATATCTTATGTTAAATTAGTATTGTTTTCCACAGTCTGAAAATGCTTGAAATTGGCGCCTCTTATGTTGTAGTATTGATTTTACTGATTGCTCTTTCGGTTCTTTTAAGGCCTCTCTATGTCAGACCTTGTACCCTACGCACCTACATATCTTGAGATCCTCAGGCAGAGATGATCCGATTTTACTTAAGTTTAAATTCTTTTGAGCATCTATATAACTATATTCtcttaaatattatatttgtatgACTCCATTTAGTTTCCTGCCTTGTGATGCACCTATCATACATATTTTGTAAGTGCATAATGAGGTatcttatttgtatttataattttttatgttattatgaatgaaaaataaatatgcatctGGTTTTGTAACTTATATCTTATGTTAAATTAGTATCGTTTTCCACAGTCTGAAAATGCTTAAGTAGGCAAACAGCTTGAACAAAAGGTTTAGTCCAGTCTGTTAAACATTCCCACTGGACGTGAACAGTTATTAATACTAATGACCTGGTGATAGCCCCACCTAGTCTATCACCTGGTCTGTTTGTAGTTTGTGGGCGGAGTTGGGTTGGTTGTTTGTTACctgatctctctgtgcagaGGTGACTGTCTTACTGCCTCTGTGGgtctcgctcctctctctcataTCTGGACTCTTAACATCCTCCCCAGCCTGCcccctttgtttgtttggttcaaATTATCTTAAAATATCCCATAAACAAAATGTTGTTCTCATTTGCTGAGGTGCTAAACTGTGTATACACTTAagttgaaattgtaaacaattTTACGCCAGTGTTTTTTCATTGTATAGCTACTGGCAGAGTGCTCGTAAATAATAATCAGGGTGATGATGATAATGTAATGTagaattattcatattttggcTGCCAGGTCAGTGAAAATATACAAGGAAGTGGTAAAACTCTGATCAACTGGCCAATGTGAGAATGGGAGAGATAAGTTATGTTGGACACTGAAATCAAAAGCCATGTGAGTCAAATGATCCCATCTACTTTAATGGTAACGTTAATTGGTTGAACACACCATTGATACGCCTTCTTGATATTCTGACATGACTACCTAAAAAACTATAATTCActactgatgtgttttttatctACATATAATTTTTAAAGATATCTAAGCTTAAAAAAGATTCTGGGCCCAGTACAGATGGCCATGTTGTGGATTTTCCACTGTTCACACATTACATTTTCCTATATGTAAAAGGCATTCATGTCAACATCCATGCATATTTACAACAATGACATCCCTAACTCTTTTCAATTGAGTTGTTTAACAACATTTTACACCAATATTAAATCACTTTTATtcctgtctttttgtttttgttatactTTTTGTACTGCAgataataatgatttaaaaaataactagATTTCAACTTTCACCATCCATGTCATGAGCATCAGATAACGTGTTACACttcaagtttaaaaaacaacaataggTTCCGCCCTTAAATGATCTCATCTCCTTAGGCTTCATCCAGATATTTAAGAGGCACAATGACTCCCTTCACACAGGTCATTTAAAAAGTATTCACACACGACTGGTGATTGTTTTGAAAGTGTAAGGGTTCACAGTTCACATAGTATCACCACGGTAACCCTTTAAAGTCTGATAATGACGTTGTACTGCTAAATTCAGCCCCTCCAGTGAAAATCATGAGACATCCTCTAACCAGGCTCATCTTCACTTACCCCCTCCATGACTTTGACACAAGTAAGGAAATCTCCACACGTTGCCGATCCCAATGCAGAAGCCCACGCAGGTCAGGATGTACTGAGCTTTGTTGTCCCACTTGGGCCTGTCACTGGCGCCTTCCTCCTCCATTCTCTCCAGATCCTTAAAGTTGGGGATCCGCAGATCCAGTCCCGGGTTAGGAAGAACCAGTCTCATGGCGACTCCTGCTTGAGATGTGAGATGTGAACACGAGTGATCTTGGAAGACAAAGTGGCCGCTTGGAGCGTGCACTTAGCAGGCTTGAGGCAGGTTTATGATCTTTTACTTTATCTGTCGCAGTTCAGATTAGTTAGTGCACAGTCAGTACTTCTATTTTATATCACCAGTTGCTGCACGAACAATTGTATGAATATGTGGGCAGGACTTCTAAATATAGAGAGCTCACCAAACCAACTTTAACTGTACAGCGGaggcttcagagagagagagagagagagagagagagagagtttcacCTGGAGTTCACCTGGAGTTTGAGTTGAAACAATCATGTACCTGTGAACCTGCCTTGTCACAGTATTTATGATCTCATTCAAAATGAATAGGATGGTGGTTATTTAATGATGGAACAAAGTGCATATTCAGTTACTACTCAAAACTTGCACTAAACACTGTTTCCAGTTGTCCTTTGCTAATAATTGATGTGTGAATAATCTAATAACAGTTTCCACTTTGACGTCTATTAACATAGAGATGTACACATTCTTTTGTTTGATGGTATTGATTTCAATCATAGACTGTACTATGCAAATGAAGATGCTGATGCTATTAACAAGGCTGCATCTTAAAGCAGGCAAATGCCCCTGGGCCCTCAGATATCCAGGCTTTCCAAGATCCAGTCTTGGTTCACCACTGCTATGTTTGCGTATATTTGTAACCGTCCCCTCGCTGTGTATTATTAGATTgagcttattttattttatgtgggATTCAGAGCTTAAACACAATATCAGCTGATCTCATATGAGGCTCTAAGGTGGGTCCAGTTTTTATGGGCCCTCTGTGAAAGGGGCCTAGCCGCCAAAATCTGGTTACAGGTCTCATTTCAGGCTTTATGGTTATATGTTGTATAGTCCCACTGTGATGGGTCCCATGCTTAGTCATCCAGTTCAAACCTGGGTGAACGAGGCACTGCATGGGTGACAGTACATGGAGCAGCAATTAGATTCTGTCAGGGAGCCATGCTCCTGCCACCTGCTCCAGACGTGATCACACAGATCAGGTTCTGTTCTCGTCCAGACACTGGTTGGTGCTCTGAGCCGGCTGATGCTTAGACACTCCCTCACCCTTGTTTAAAATTACACTGCTTTTATAGTGGAAAAAGGCTGGATGGCCGACACATCGCAGTCTTAAACTGTGATAAGGACTCTTTCTCAAGTATTTACACTTTGTCAAGCTTATAAAGGTGAGAGCCAATACCTCAACTGGAGGCGTTAATGTTCATGTACCATACAAAAAGTTCAGAGAAGTTAAGGAAACTTATGAACAATGAATTCCGTGCTGTGTTCCTCATATACTTCCTTCTTAAAGAAATTATAAATAATGCATTTTACTAATTTCTGCTGTAATGATATGACAACACTTAACAAGAACTAGTTTCTCCTCTAATACCAGTTTTCCTTGACATATGGATCCTGCATTGAACCCTCCATGACTGTAACTCCAGTATTTTTCCATCCTGTTGTAAATATAGACCAACCCCTCTAGTAGCTAAGTTTATGACAGAGGTTCacatctccttccttcctgagcTGAAGCTTTGTCCACCGTGGACGACCCTGCACCCAGTAATTATTCAATCGGTAACTTATAAGACGCCTATGGGGAAGTTTATTTCAAAGTCCCCTCATGACATAAGCCCATTCATTCCTCCCGTGTACCTTCATATTAGTGCCAGTATCAAGTCATTTATTGTTATATTGAGATAATCAAAGTGCTGCGTTCAGGTTATAATATGAGGTTTTATAATACAGTTATATAAACTGTAATGTTCCTTGTTTTTTATCAGGTGAGACATCccacatatttgataacatttAAGAGCATATTCTAAAACACAAcaattgtcttttttatttattttttataatttaagaAAACTACTTGAAGACTCCCAGACTCTAGATAACGTCACACTCTCCTACTTCGGAAATCACCCTAGAATACGTTTATAATGATGATATAACCGTTCACGAGCCTTTTGCTATAGCTGACACACTTTCCTGTTCAGTCTGCAGGGGAGATTCCCCCAATATGACTCACCTGATAACGCTGCTTCAAGGGGATTCAGCCGCTGTACAGTAGCACCCTGACCGTTAAGTAAATTATATGAAGCCTACTCCTGCtcttgttgttatttttgtgaATCATTAAAGGACAACACGTTAGCACCAAATGAACAAGAGGCAAAGTTCAATCTGGTTGGAACCACTTCACTTAAAGTGATTTTGAGTTGCAACTGTTATTTTCTTGCATACTCTATCAGCTTATACAGACTGCTGATGGATCAACATCTGCTGTCATATTTTAGTGAAGTACA
This is a stretch of genomic DNA from Limanda limanda chromosome 19, fLimLim1.1, whole genome shotgun sequence. It encodes these proteins:
- the LOC133026424 gene encoding sodium-dependent neutral amino acid transporter B(0)AT1-like, which gives rise to MRLVLPNPGLDLRIPNFKDLERMEEEGASDRPKWDNKAQYILTCVGFCIGIGNVWRFPYLCQSHGGGAFLIPYLILLVLEGMPLLLLEFAIGQRLRKGSVGVWRSISPYLTGIGVASMLVSFLVGLYYNTLIAWILWYLFNSFQSPLPWTQCPLNDNRTEFVSECQESSTVDYYFYRVTLNTTTSIDDSGGIHWPMVVCLFAAWTFICICYIRGIGTSGKAVYVTAILPYIVLAIFLVRGLTLKGALSGIKFLFTPDVNELMNPTTWLDAGAQVFYAFSIAWGGLISFSSYNPIHNNCMHDAVILTVITGATSIYAAAVTYTIIGFRATERYDNCISKNIMTFLNVFNLPEDNITESNYEASFLHLNSSYPDVVLGLDIKTCDMQTLLSEGVEGTGLAFIVFTEAITKMPGSPIWSVLFFVMLLCLGISTLFGNIEGVVVPLKDLHMLPQNWPQEALTGITCFVAFIISLLFAQNSGFYWVTLFDNFAGSVPLLTIGLFELIAVVHIYGIDRFNEDVEFMIGHKPGIFWQVSWRFISPVIILVILVFYLVIQAQEELTYLVWDPNYKEFPALESVPYPSWINAAIFLLAGVPSLMVPVYAICRLVFVRCRKNTAS